A genomic stretch from Candidatus Tanganyikabacteria bacterium includes:
- a CDS encoding GNAT family N-acetyltransferase — protein MIATVELTPERWPDLEKLFGAKGACGGCWCQSWRVGKGERWDAIKGDEARRRMEYMVKSGIAHGILAYESTEPIGWCAFDRRRDFLKLDRAPSLACDDADAVWSLPCFFVRRDRQGRGVASALLAHALEALRAHGASIAEGYPAKPAKDGKPLPAAFAWTGTRSLFERAGFELVGNPDGGKQRMRKFL, from the coding sequence ATGATAGCGACAGTCGAGCTCACGCCGGAGCGGTGGCCCGATCTCGAGAAGCTGTTCGGCGCCAAGGGGGCCTGCGGCGGCTGCTGGTGCCAGTCGTGGCGCGTGGGCAAGGGCGAGCGCTGGGATGCGATCAAGGGCGACGAAGCCAGGCGGCGGATGGAATACATGGTGAAGTCCGGGATCGCCCACGGCATCCTGGCCTACGAGAGCACCGAGCCGATCGGCTGGTGCGCCTTCGACCGCCGGCGGGACTTTCTCAAGCTCGACCGTGCGCCGAGTCTGGCCTGTGACGACGCCGACGCCGTCTGGTCGCTGCCTTGCTTCTTCGTGCGGCGCGATCGCCAGGGCCGCGGCGTCGCCTCGGCCCTGCTCGCCCACGCCCTCGAGGCGCTGCGGGCGCATGGTGCCAGCATCGCGGAGGGGTATCCCGCAAAGCCGGCGAAGGACGGCAAGCCGCTACCTGCGGCCTTCGCGTGGACGGGCACGCGCTCGCTCTTCGAGAGAGCGGGGTTCGAACTCGTCGGAAACCCGGACGGCGGCAAGCAGCGTATGCGCAAGTTCCTCTGA